The proteins below are encoded in one region of Amycolatopsis magusensis:
- a CDS encoding SDR family oxidoreductase, translating to MTLTGKTALVTGASRGIGRAIAERLAADGALVAVHYGSNETAAKETVAGIEQAGGQAFALRAELGVEGDVDTLFAGLERGLAGRPLDILVNNAAIFAGKLDEVSPAEFDRLFAVNVRAPYFIVQRARSLLADHGRVINVSSGATRIALPETAYAMSKGALDALGRNLANQLGDRGITVNTVAPGVTDTDMNSWLRESPGAGDAMAAMTALGRIGRSPDIAAAVAFLASPDAGWVTGTWLDVSGGLFLGPRPQPAG from the coding sequence ATGACACTCACAGGGAAAACCGCACTGGTGACCGGGGCTTCGAGGGGCATCGGCCGGGCCATCGCCGAACGGCTCGCGGCCGACGGCGCGCTCGTCGCGGTGCACTACGGGAGCAACGAGACAGCGGCCAAGGAGACGGTCGCGGGAATCGAGCAAGCCGGTGGGCAGGCCTTCGCCCTCCGCGCGGAACTGGGGGTGGAGGGCGACGTCGACACGCTCTTCGCCGGTCTCGAGCGCGGCCTCGCCGGGCGGCCGCTCGACATCCTGGTGAACAACGCGGCGATCTTCGCCGGGAAGCTGGACGAGGTGTCGCCCGCCGAGTTCGACCGGCTGTTCGCGGTGAACGTCCGGGCGCCGTACTTCATCGTCCAGCGCGCGCGGTCGCTGCTCGCGGACCACGGCCGGGTGATCAACGTGTCCTCCGGCGCCACCCGGATCGCGCTGCCGGAAACCGCCTACGCGATGAGCAAGGGCGCGCTGGACGCGCTCGGCCGGAACCTGGCCAACCAGCTCGGCGACCGCGGCATCACGGTGAACACCGTCGCGCCGGGCGTCACCGACACCGACATGAACAGCTGGCTGCGGGAAAGCCCCGGAGCCGGTGACGCGATGGCGGCGATGACCGCGCTCGGCCGGATCGGCCGGTCACCGGACATCGCCGCCGCCGTCGCCTTCCTCGCGTCACCGGACGCCGGCTGGGTCACCGGCACCTGGCTCGACGTCAGCGGCGGCCTCTTCCTGGGCCCGCGGCCTCAGCCTGCCGGGTAG
- a CDS encoding alpha/beta hydrolase — translation MRASTLGRAVLVAGVAAALAGTVVANPAPASASGGLERFHHQRVDWKPCDHKALDEAGAQCADVRVPLNYAEPRGRTITVAISRLKATDPGQRRGIMLSNPGGPGGPGLDLMLGVRQAMTPEVTARYDLIGMDPRGIGRSAPIDCGWPVGTMLRSAGVDRPAFDRAAKFAAGLARQCAETEGADLRHISTRNTARDMDVVRGALGESKISYFGWSYGTYLGAVYTEMFPKRSDRIVLDSAVDPRRYARQMLRDLGEPNEAALDDWAQWAAARDGEYHLGKTAKEVRALTEGLVQKAARKPIRLGEYQVDQHVLPVLLFVPLADARRDADVASTVRQLADAADGKPVQPSPALEADLRFVYKPDATTQNSGQAAVICGDQAMPRDPESYWRDIRRSRAEEPLFGAFAHNILPCAFWGPPAERPTEVHNPVPALIVQATGDTRTPYASGVGLHQVMTGSKLVTLQDVRVHAVFGNYPNTCAQNAVNTYFRDGTLPATDTTCRAD, via the coding sequence TTGCGTGCAAGCACTTTGGGGCGGGCCGTGCTGGTGGCCGGGGTGGCCGCCGCGCTGGCGGGCACGGTGGTGGCCAACCCGGCACCGGCGAGCGCGAGCGGTGGGCTGGAGCGGTTCCACCACCAGCGCGTGGACTGGAAACCCTGTGACCACAAGGCTTTGGACGAAGCCGGCGCGCAGTGCGCCGACGTCAGGGTGCCGTTGAACTACGCCGAACCACGCGGGCGCACCATCACCGTGGCGATTTCCCGGTTGAAAGCCACCGATCCCGGGCAGCGGCGCGGGATCATGCTGTCCAATCCGGGCGGGCCCGGCGGTCCGGGACTGGACCTGATGCTCGGCGTGCGGCAGGCGATGACGCCCGAGGTGACCGCGCGCTACGACCTGATCGGCATGGACCCGCGCGGCATCGGCCGGTCGGCGCCGATCGACTGCGGCTGGCCGGTGGGCACCATGCTCCGGTCGGCCGGGGTGGACCGCCCGGCGTTCGACCGGGCCGCGAAGTTCGCCGCCGGCCTCGCCCGGCAGTGCGCCGAAACCGAAGGCGCCGACCTGCGCCACATCTCCACCCGCAACACCGCGCGCGACATGGACGTCGTCCGCGGCGCGCTCGGCGAGTCGAAGATCAGCTACTTCGGCTGGTCGTACGGGACCTACCTGGGCGCGGTGTACACCGAGATGTTCCCGAAGCGCAGCGATCGGATCGTGCTCGACAGCGCGGTCGACCCGCGGCGGTACGCCCGGCAGATGCTCCGCGACCTGGGTGAGCCGAACGAAGCCGCGCTGGACGACTGGGCACAGTGGGCCGCGGCGCGCGACGGTGAGTACCACCTCGGCAAGACCGCGAAGGAGGTCCGCGCGCTGACCGAGGGCCTGGTCCAGAAGGCCGCGCGGAAGCCGATCCGGCTCGGCGAATACCAGGTCGACCAGCACGTGCTGCCGGTACTGCTGTTCGTCCCGCTGGCCGACGCGCGCCGCGATGCCGACGTCGCGAGCACCGTGCGGCAGCTGGCCGATGCCGCCGACGGCAAACCGGTGCAGCCGAGCCCCGCGCTGGAAGCCGACCTGCGCTTCGTCTACAAGCCCGACGCGACCACGCAGAACTCCGGGCAGGCGGCGGTGATCTGCGGTGACCAGGCGATGCCGCGCGACCCGGAGTCGTACTGGCGCGACATCCGGCGCAGCCGCGCCGAGGAGCCGTTGTTCGGTGCCTTCGCCCACAACATCCTGCCGTGCGCGTTCTGGGGCCCGCCCGCCGAACGCCCGACCGAGGTGCACAACCCCGTGCCCGCGCTGATCGTCCAGGCCACCGGCGACACCCGCACCCCGTACGCCAGCGGCGTCGGCCTGCACCAGGTGATGACCGGTTCGAAGCTGGTCACCCTGCAGGATGTCCGGGTGCACGCGGTCTTCGGCAACTACCCCAACACCTGCGCGCAGAACGCCGTCAACACCTACTTCCGAGACGGCACCCTGCCCGCCACGGACACGACCTGCCGAGCCGACTGA
- a CDS encoding alpha/beta hydrolase family protein: MNSPITGTAAGVPFTALPPSGVEGPAPLIVTWHMLDAPRSDPAFAAALPMHGLPAWRVHLGMPMCGARMVDGRPDAVVELIQKDPLMSFLYPFARQAFAEFPAALASLREQLPVDDGPIGVLGASLGGAVALRVLTETDTPIFAGALVNAAIRMRSVVALFPGYSYDAESEKAVDSLDFLPKAGVVADRAPVLVVSGELDHADLRQDALTFADALGERGELLSIPDLAHPLADEPGIEPAPQRPRTREVDAGLTDWFRRRLADR; encoded by the coding sequence ATGAACTCACCGATCACGGGCACGGCCGCCGGCGTGCCCTTCACCGCGTTGCCGCCGTCCGGCGTCGAAGGTCCCGCACCGCTGATCGTCACCTGGCACATGCTCGACGCCCCACGCTCGGATCCCGCGTTCGCCGCCGCGTTGCCGATGCACGGCCTGCCCGCGTGGCGCGTGCACCTCGGCATGCCGATGTGCGGGGCACGCATGGTCGACGGCCGCCCCGACGCCGTGGTGGAGCTGATCCAGAAGGACCCGCTGATGTCCTTCCTGTACCCGTTCGCGCGGCAGGCGTTCGCGGAATTCCCCGCCGCACTGGCATCGCTGCGCGAGCAGCTGCCGGTGGACGACGGTCCGATCGGCGTGCTCGGCGCGTCACTGGGCGGGGCGGTCGCGTTGCGGGTGCTGACCGAGACCGACACCCCGATCTTCGCGGGCGCACTGGTGAACGCCGCCATCCGGATGCGGTCCGTCGTCGCCCTGTTCCCCGGCTACTCGTACGACGCCGAGTCCGAGAAAGCCGTCGACAGCCTGGACTTCCTGCCCAAGGCGGGTGTCGTCGCCGACCGCGCGCCGGTGCTGGTGGTGAGCGGCGAACTGGACCACGCCGACCTGCGACAGGACGCGCTCACCTTCGCCGACGCCCTGGGCGAGCGCGGCGAACTGCTGTCCATCCCCGACCTGGCCCACCCACTGGCCGACGAACCCGGCATCGAGCCCGCCCCGCAACGGCCGCGCACCCGCGAGGTGGACGCGGGCCTCACCGACTGGTTCCGGCGCCGCCTCGCGGATCGCTGA
- a CDS encoding alpha/beta hydrolase: MYRRLRFAVVLPAVAGGLLAGMTPALANPGTVNTTGIPARYAEQDLAWRQCTAEDVPDKPETAKILECATFASPRDWERPDDPPDVTIAISRLRSTGETTASVLTNPGGPGGPGRSFPASLSEQAKLREHQEIIGIDTRGTGRSTNISCGGSGQGAIHDPRDRDPRNLDLLLDELERTTKTCEQASGELGRFVDTFHNTKDLDLLRVLLGREKINWIGYSAGTWLGAHYAQRFPDRVGRFVLDSSVDFTSTWAASFDLQPMGYERRWRQDFLPWAATHDDRYGLGATGEQVRQTFEEVRYALTRNPVEVDGVKVGPGELDSRVVGLLKSKQAFPGLADFLVQLRTLTGNDAPEQAKAQARAAIAAEPATNDALLAVLTAVRCNDSPTPGDRESVIRRSQEFLDQGKLLAGGYWMFIQNCIFWENQPRPLPTMDGKGVPPVVMVQSANDPATPIEGARKAHAGFENSRLLTVTGEGDHGIYGYGNPAVDEVVDAYLVDGVVPENQSVPGMPLPDPA, encoded by the coding sequence ATGTACAGGAGATTGCGGTTCGCCGTGGTGCTTCCCGCGGTCGCGGGTGGTCTGCTCGCGGGAATGACCCCCGCGCTGGCGAATCCCGGCACGGTGAACACCACCGGCATTCCGGCGCGCTACGCCGAACAGGACCTGGCGTGGCGCCAGTGCACCGCCGAGGATGTGCCGGACAAACCGGAGACGGCGAAGATCCTCGAGTGCGCGACGTTCGCGTCACCGCGCGACTGGGAGCGCCCGGACGACCCGCCGGACGTGACGATCGCGATCAGCAGGCTGAGGTCCACCGGGGAGACGACGGCATCGGTGCTCACCAATCCGGGCGGGCCCGGTGGGCCCGGCCGCTCGTTTCCCGCTTCGCTGAGCGAGCAGGCCAAGCTGCGTGAGCACCAGGAGATCATCGGCATCGACACCCGCGGCACCGGCAGGAGCACGAACATCTCCTGTGGCGGATCGGGTCAAGGTGCCATTCACGACCCGCGCGACCGCGACCCGCGCAACCTGGATCTGCTCCTGGACGAGCTGGAACGGACCACGAAGACCTGCGAGCAGGCCTCCGGTGAACTCGGCCGGTTCGTCGACACCTTCCACAACACCAAGGATCTGGACCTGCTGCGGGTCCTGCTCGGCCGGGAGAAGATCAACTGGATCGGCTACTCGGCGGGCACCTGGCTCGGCGCGCACTACGCCCAGCGGTTCCCCGACCGCGTCGGCCGGTTCGTGCTGGACTCGTCGGTCGACTTCACCTCGACCTGGGCGGCATCGTTCGACCTGCAGCCCATGGGGTACGAACGCCGCTGGCGGCAGGACTTCCTGCCGTGGGCCGCGACCCATGACGACCGGTACGGGCTCGGTGCCACCGGCGAGCAGGTCCGGCAGACCTTCGAGGAGGTCCGGTACGCGCTGACGCGCAATCCGGTCGAGGTCGACGGGGTGAAGGTCGGCCCGGGCGAGCTGGACAGCCGTGTCGTCGGCTTGCTCAAGAGCAAGCAGGCCTTCCCCGGCCTGGCCGACTTCCTGGTCCAGCTCAGGACGCTGACCGGGAACGACGCGCCGGAGCAGGCCAAGGCGCAAGCCAGGGCGGCGATCGCCGCCGAGCCGGCCACGAATGACGCCCTGCTCGCCGTGCTGACCGCCGTCCGGTGCAACGACAGCCCCACGCCCGGCGACCGGGAGTCGGTGATCCGCAGGTCGCAGGAGTTCCTCGACCAGGGCAAGCTGCTGGCCGGCGGGTACTGGATGTTCATCCAGAACTGCATCTTCTGGGAGAACCAGCCCCGTCCACTGCCCACCATGGACGGTAAGGGGGTGCCGCCGGTGGTGATGGTCCAGTCGGCGAACGACCCGGCCACGCCCATCGAGGGCGCCCGGAAGGCGCACGCCGGGTTCGAGAACTCCCGGCTGCTGACCGTCACCGGCGAAGGCGACCACGGCATCTACGGGTACGGCAACCCGGCCGTGGACGAGGTCGTCGACGCCTACCTGGTCGACGGCGTGGTCCCGGAGAACCAGAGCGTGCCCGGCATGCCGCTGCCCGACCCCGCCTGA
- the dnaB gene encoding replicative DNA helicase produces MAMTDDRGAGYEPEDPGPPDPGGGGGGGRSGEFDRQPPQDVAAEQSVLGGMLLSKDAIADVVEALRPNDFYRPAHQAVYEVILDLYGRGEPADPITVSAELERRGELGRIGGAPYLHTLIATVPTAANAGYYAEIVAEKAVLRRLVEAGTRIVQYGYGANQDNTGGDIDAVVDRAQAAIYEVTERRTSEDYVALEELLQPTMDEIDAIASRGGSAQGIPTGFADLDEVTNGLHPGQMIIVAARPGVGKSTLGLDFARSCSIKHGMSSVIFSLEMSRTEIVMRMLSAEAKIRLADMRGGRMSDDDWTRLARRMSEISEAPLFIDDSPNMTMMEIRAKARRLKQRNDLKLVVLDYMQLMSSGKRVESRQQEVSEFSRQLKLLAKEIEVPLVAISQLNRGPEQRTDKRPMLSDLRESGSLEQDADIVLLINRPDAWERDDPRAGEADLILAKHRAGPTSTVVVAHQLHYSRFSDLAHS; encoded by the coding sequence GTGGCCATGACCGATGACCGCGGGGCAGGGTACGAGCCGGAAGACCCCGGCCCGCCGGATCCCGGTGGTGGTGGCGGTGGCGGCCGCTCGGGGGAGTTCGACCGGCAGCCCCCGCAGGACGTGGCGGCCGAACAGTCGGTGCTCGGCGGCATGCTGCTGTCCAAGGACGCCATCGCCGACGTGGTCGAGGCGCTGCGGCCGAACGACTTCTACCGGCCCGCGCACCAGGCGGTCTACGAGGTCATCCTCGACCTCTACGGCCGGGGTGAGCCCGCCGACCCGATCACCGTCTCGGCGGAGCTGGAGCGCCGCGGCGAACTCGGCCGGATCGGCGGCGCGCCGTACCTGCACACGCTGATCGCCACCGTGCCGACCGCGGCGAACGCCGGGTACTACGCGGAGATCGTCGCCGAGAAGGCGGTGCTGCGGCGGCTGGTCGAGGCGGGCACCCGGATCGTCCAGTACGGCTACGGCGCCAACCAGGACAACACGGGCGGCGACATCGACGCGGTCGTCGACCGCGCGCAGGCCGCCATCTACGAGGTCACCGAGCGGCGCACCAGCGAGGACTACGTGGCGCTGGAGGAACTGCTCCAGCCGACCATGGACGAGATCGACGCGATCGCCTCGCGCGGTGGTTCGGCGCAGGGCATCCCGACCGGCTTCGCCGACCTCGACGAGGTGACCAACGGCCTGCACCCGGGTCAGATGATCATCGTCGCGGCGCGTCCCGGTGTCGGGAAGTCCACGCTCGGGCTGGACTTCGCCCGCTCCTGCTCGATCAAGCACGGCATGAGCAGCGTCATCTTCTCGCTGGAAATGAGCCGGACCGAGATCGTCATGCGCATGCTTTCGGCCGAGGCCAAGATCCGCCTGGCCGACATGCGTGGTGGCCGCATGTCCGACGACGACTGGACCCGCCTGGCGCGGCGGATGAGCGAGATCAGCGAGGCGCCGCTGTTCATCGACGACTCGCCGAACATGACGATGATGGAGATCCGCGCCAAGGCCCGGCGGCTCAAGCAGCGCAACGACCTCAAGCTCGTGGTGCTGGACTACATGCAGCTGATGAGCTCGGGCAAGCGCGTGGAGTCGCGGCAGCAGGAGGTCTCGGAGTTCTCGCGGCAGCTGAAGCTGCTGGCCAAGGAGATCGAGGTGCCGCTGGTCGCGATCAGCCAGCTGAACCGTGGTCCCGAACAGCGGACCGACAAGCGCCCGATGCTCTCGGACCTGCGTGAGTCGGGCTCACTGGAGCAGGACGCGGACATCGTGCTGCTGATCAACCGCCCCGACGCCTGGGAACGCGACGACCCACGCGCCGGGGAGGCCGACCTGATCCTGGCCAAGCACCGGGCCGGCCCGACCAGCACCGTGGTGGTCGCCCACCAGCTGCACTACAGCCGGTTCTCCGACCTCGCGCACAGTTAG
- a CDS encoding ESX secretion-associated protein EspG, whose protein sequence is MLEKQVTLTTGTLLNLIRRRDGEPHTVLSSTPTWLSEEAQRAEDEKTNAELARYGLAGRRGLDPGFVAVIEAIARPQLEYFAWIDGGFEGKPLKYTLLAGSAGGEAFVLARNPAAEGIVLASVRPDEVLPEFLAQIPNLAPGRGNRLVVPKSEATGKRRGGSPDDGFSVMRDARPSAGAVEAEELRRVLSLQRLGGGSLYVAARNRAGRRQRIDRPVNYIDTVEGRWLTEEVPGAGEPAIALTPATPQELAGRLRAAQARLV, encoded by the coding sequence TTGCTGGAGAAGCAGGTCACGCTGACCACGGGCACCCTGCTCAACCTGATCCGCCGCCGGGACGGCGAGCCGCACACGGTGCTCTCCAGCACGCCCACCTGGCTCAGCGAGGAAGCGCAGCGCGCGGAGGACGAGAAGACCAACGCCGAGCTGGCCAGGTACGGCCTGGCCGGGCGGCGCGGGCTCGATCCCGGCTTCGTCGCGGTCATCGAGGCGATCGCGCGGCCGCAGCTGGAGTACTTCGCCTGGATCGACGGCGGGTTCGAGGGCAAGCCGCTGAAGTACACCCTGCTCGCCGGTTCGGCGGGCGGTGAGGCCTTCGTGCTCGCGCGCAACCCGGCAGCCGAGGGGATCGTGCTGGCCTCGGTCCGGCCGGACGAGGTGCTGCCCGAATTCCTCGCGCAGATCCCGAACCTGGCCCCGGGCAGGGGCAACCGCCTGGTGGTGCCGAAGAGCGAGGCCACCGGCAAGCGTCGCGGCGGGTCGCCGGACGACGGCTTCTCGGTGATGCGCGACGCGCGGCCGAGCGCGGGCGCGGTCGAGGCCGAGGAACTGCGCCGGGTGCTGAGCCTGCAACGGCTCGGTGGCGGCAGCCTGTACGTGGCGGCGCGGAACCGGGCGGGCCGCAGGCAGCGGATCGACCGGCCGGTGAACTACATCGACACGGTCGAGGGCCGCTGGCTGACCGAGGAGGTGCCGGGCGCGGGTGAGCCCGCGATCGCCTTGACCCCGGCCACCCCGCAGGAGCTGGCGGGCCGGTTGCGGGCCGCCCAGGCACGGCTGGTTTGA
- a CDS encoding DUF3558 domain-containing protein: MGTQRFLGLTAAALAAGALLAGCGGGKEGSAGNIPTATVPGGQPPAEASDPPASEGTGSGAGSAPQVSSPVDTEKVTGDVCATLSSAKVSELGLTDPTPRDSSTGPTCNWNFTEGATNRLDISAQAKNPNGLSDIYDQKDEFAYFEELEVGGYPAVYADITDARSSGDCSLYVGLNDQFAVRVSSTLSSGPDESRPCPVVEKAAEAMIDTVKGG, translated from the coding sequence ATGGGGACCCAGCGTTTTCTCGGCCTCACCGCCGCCGCGCTCGCGGCAGGCGCCCTGCTCGCCGGGTGTGGCGGTGGCAAGGAAGGCAGTGCCGGGAACATCCCGACCGCCACCGTGCCGGGCGGCCAGCCGCCCGCCGAAGCCTCCGACCCGCCCGCTTCCGAAGGCACCGGCAGCGGCGCCGGTTCGGCACCCCAGGTGTCCAGCCCGGTCGACACCGAGAAGGTCACCGGCGACGTGTGCGCCACGCTCTCCTCGGCGAAGGTCTCCGAACTGGGGCTCACCGACCCCACGCCGCGCGATTCCTCGACCGGCCCGACCTGCAACTGGAACTTCACCGAGGGCGCCACCAACCGCCTCGACATCTCCGCCCAGGCCAAGAACCCGAACGGGCTGAGCGACATCTACGACCAGAAGGACGAGTTCGCCTACTTCGAGGAGCTCGAGGTCGGCGGATACCCGGCGGTCTACGCCGACATCACCGACGCGCGCAGCAGCGGGGACTGCTCCCTCTACGTCGGGCTGAACGACCAGTTCGCGGTCCGGGTCAGCTCGACGCTGTCCAGCGGGCCCGACGAGTCGCGGCCCTGCCCGGTGGTCGAGAAGGCCGCCGAAGCGATGATCGACACCGTGAAGGGCGGTTGA
- the rplI gene encoding 50S ribosomal protein L9, which produces MAKIILTTDVANLGGPGDLVEVKDGYARNYLLPRGYAIPATKGAEKNVSTIRRAQESRRIRDLDHAKEVRTALEGLGHIQLSAKAAEGSKKLFGSVTTGDIVAAVKSAGGPLLDKRVIELREHIKTVGKHQVTARLHPDVKADLRLEVVAK; this is translated from the coding sequence ATGGCGAAGATCATCCTCACCACTGACGTGGCGAACCTGGGCGGTCCCGGCGACCTCGTCGAGGTCAAGGACGGCTACGCGCGCAACTACCTGCTGCCGCGTGGGTACGCCATTCCCGCCACCAAGGGCGCGGAGAAGAACGTCAGCACGATCCGCCGGGCCCAGGAGTCCCGCCGGATCCGCGACCTCGACCACGCCAAGGAAGTGCGGACCGCGCTGGAGGGCCTCGGCCACATCCAGCTGTCCGCCAAGGCGGCCGAGGGCTCGAAGAAGCTGTTCGGCTCGGTGACCACCGGCGACATCGTCGCCGCGGTCAAGTCGGCCGGTGGCCCGCTGCTCGACAAGCGCGTCATCGAGCTGCGCGAGCACATCAAGACCGTCGGCAAGCACCAGGTCACCGCCCGGCTGCACCCCGACGTGAAGGCCGACCTCCGCCTCGAGGTCGTCGCCAAGTAA
- the rpsR gene encoding 30S ribosomal protein S18, whose translation MAKPPIRKPKKKVCVFCKAEKKGRPEAIDYKDTNLLRKYISDRGKIRARRVTGNCSQHQRDVAIAVKNSREMALLPYTSTAR comes from the coding sequence GTGGCCAAGCCACCCATTCGTAAGCCGAAGAAGAAGGTCTGCGTTTTCTGCAAGGCCGAGAAGAAGGGTCGCCCCGAGGCGATCGACTACAAGGACACCAACCTGCTGCGCAAGTACATCTCCGACCGCGGCAAGATCCGTGCCCGCCGGGTCACCGGCAACTGCAGCCAGCACCAGCGTGACGTCGCCATCGCGGTCAAGAACTCCCGCGAGATGGCACTGCTGCCCTACACCTCGACCGCCCGCTAA
- a CDS encoding single-stranded DNA-binding protein, translated as MAGDTVITVIGNLTSDPELRFTPSGAAVANFTVASTPRTFDRQSGEWKDGEALFLRCNIWRQAAENVAESLTRGARVVVQGRLKQRSFETKEGEKRTVVELEVDEIGPSLRYATAKVNKVSRGSGGGGGGGGFGGGQGGGSAPADDPWGSAPPAGGGGGGGFNDEPPF; from the coding sequence ATGGCTGGAGACACCGTCATCACGGTGATCGGCAACCTGACCTCCGACCCGGAGCTGCGGTTCACCCCGTCCGGTGCGGCCGTCGCGAACTTCACCGTCGCGTCGACCCCGCGCACCTTCGACCGCCAGAGCGGCGAGTGGAAGGACGGCGAGGCCCTGTTCCTGCGCTGCAACATCTGGCGCCAGGCGGCGGAGAACGTCGCCGAGTCGCTGACCCGCGGTGCCCGCGTGGTCGTGCAGGGCAGGCTCAAGCAGCGGTCCTTCGAGACCAAAGAGGGCGAGAAGCGCACGGTCGTGGAGCTCGAGGTCGACGAGATCGGCCCCTCGCTGCGCTACGCCACCGCCAAGGTGAACAAGGTCAGCCGCGGTAGCGGCGGCGGCGGTGGTGGCGGCGGCTTCGGCGGTGGCCAGGGCGGCGGGAGCGCCCCGGCCGACGACCCGTGGGGCTCGGCCCCGCCCGCCGGTGGCGGCGGCGGGGGCGGCTTCAACGACGAGCCCCCCTTCTGA
- the rpsF gene encoding 30S ribosomal protein S6: MSRHYEVMVILDPTLDERTVAPTLDTFLNVIRTSGGAVEKVDVWGRRRLSFEINKHAEGIYAILDLNSTPEAVKELDRQLSLQETVLRTKVMRREIKRAAKPAVKA; this comes from the coding sequence GTGTCACGCCATTACGAGGTAATGGTCATCCTGGATCCCACCCTTGACGAGCGCACCGTCGCTCCGACGCTGGACACGTTCCTCAACGTGATCCGCACGTCGGGCGGGGCCGTCGAGAAGGTCGACGTCTGGGGTCGCCGCCGGCTCTCGTTCGAGATCAACAAGCACGCCGAGGGCATCTACGCGATCCTCGACCTGAACTCGACGCCGGAAGCGGTCAAGGAGCTCGACCGGCAGCTGTCGCTGCAGGAGACCGTGCTGCGGACGAAGGTCATGCGCCGCGAGATCAAGCGCGCCGCCAAGCCGGCCGTCAAGGCCTGA
- a CDS encoding deoxyribonuclease IV, with protein sequence MQIGAHVRDDDPLPAARERGAEVVQFFLSDPQGWKAPKRHPSADALVADEIEVFIHSPYLINVASLNNRIRIPSRKGVAQHAAGSAEVGAKGLIVHGGHVRKGEDPAEGLANWRKLFERQADSGGFAVPILIENTAGGDGAMTKDLEMIARLWDQVGEFGAGFCLDTCHAYAAGWDLDGVADRVRAITGRIDLVHLNNSRDEFGSTRDRHANVVGGEGTIDPEVLAEVARTAGAPVVVETPGDGQAADIAYLREALAR encoded by the coding sequence ATGCAGATCGGTGCCCACGTTCGTGACGACGACCCGTTGCCCGCGGCCAGAGAGCGGGGCGCCGAGGTCGTGCAGTTCTTCCTCTCGGATCCGCAGGGCTGGAAAGCGCCGAAGCGCCACCCCAGCGCCGACGCGCTCGTCGCGGACGAGATCGAGGTCTTCATCCATTCGCCGTACCTCATCAACGTCGCTTCGCTGAACAACCGCATCCGCATCCCGTCCCGCAAGGGCGTCGCGCAGCACGCCGCGGGCTCCGCCGAGGTGGGCGCGAAGGGCCTGATCGTGCACGGCGGCCACGTGCGCAAGGGCGAGGACCCGGCCGAGGGACTGGCCAACTGGCGCAAGCTGTTCGAGCGGCAGGCCGACAGCGGCGGGTTCGCGGTGCCGATCCTGATCGAGAACACCGCGGGCGGCGACGGCGCGATGACCAAGGACCTGGAGATGATCGCCCGGCTCTGGGACCAGGTCGGCGAGTTCGGCGCGGGTTTCTGCCTGGACACCTGCCACGCCTACGCGGCGGGCTGGGACCTCGACGGCGTGGCGGACCGGGTCAGGGCCATCACCGGCCGGATCGACCTGGTGCACCTGAACAACTCGCGCGACGAGTTCGGCTCCACCCGCGACCGGCACGCCAACGTGGTCGGCGGCGAGGGCACGATCGACCCCGAGGTGCTGGCCGAGGTCGCGCGCACGGCCGGGGCACCGGTGGTGGTGGAGACGCCGGGCGATGGCCAGGCCGCCGACATCGCCTACCTGCGGGAGGCACTGGCCCGGTGA